The Anastrepha ludens isolate Willacy chromosome X, idAnaLude1.1, whole genome shotgun sequence genome includes a window with the following:
- the LOC128870165 gene encoding uncharacterized protein LOC128870165, producing the protein MNRIKRKATENLEAPPAQILRTELRNVSPAVLAEMPNRINSRKSLSRERLKDFPSNPRTLRELQDIPGFYQNSLNGDKFLIYDSYENDEDSEFGRILVFATPENLRQLFRSILWFADGTFKTAPSIFFQVFAILGAVTQPDSRGKPQTIGLPFVYALLENKEQKVYEKVFSVVLQEAERLGIDISLPIKVMTDFELAIINAVKIVIGEDKARCCFFHLCQNMYRHIQSEGLQKMYCDPEDRSVKVATHMICALAFVPHQNIAREFETLKNEIPEEMRPISKYFDATYVRGKPAKGRRKQVHPRYAPDLWCQYDAVIQQIARTNNISEGWHNRLQVVIGKDHPSFYIFLSELQKEQSDTEIMMRQLQSGQQVKKNKYSKRLKHEQRIFNIVSKYHEYVDNNDIVTYLKTLGYYIRM; encoded by the exons ATGAATAGGATCAAGCGTAAAGCTACAGAAAATCTTGAAGCTCCTCCAGCTCAAATATTACGAACTGAATTGCGAAACGTTTCAccag CGGTATTAGCGGAAATGCCAAACAGAATTAATTCCCGAAAAAGTCTTAGTCGTGAAAGATTAAAAGATTTTCCCTCGAACCCGCGAACGCTGAGAGAATTGCAGGATATTCCAGGCTTTTATCAAAATTCATTGAATGGAGATAAATTTCTAATTTACGACTCCTATGAAAATGACGAAGACTCAGAATTTGGGAGAATACTCGTGTTCGCGACGCCTGAAAATTTAAGGCAATTATTCAGGAGCATATTGTGGTTTGCCGACGGAACATTTAAAACTGCGCCAAGtatatttttccaagttttcgCAATTCTCGGAGCAGTTACACAACCGGATTCAAGAGGAAAACCACAAACTATTGGTTTACCTTTTGTCTACGCATTATTAGAAAACAAAGAGCAGAAAGTATACGAAAAAGTATTCTCGGTTGTTTTGCAAGAGGCAGAACGTCTAGGTATCGATATTTCTCTTCCGATTAAAGTGATGACAGATTTTGAGTTGGCTATCATCAATGCTGTAAAAATCGTAATTGGCGAAGACAAGGCACGCTGCTGTTTTTTCCACCTCTGTCAAAACATGTACCGCCATATCCAAAGTGAAGGACTTCAGAAAATGTATTGCGATCCTGAAGATCGATCGGTCAAAGTAGCCACTCATATGATATGTGCCCTTGCTTTCGTCCCACATCAAAACATCGCCCGAGAATTCGAAaccttaaaaaatgaaataccggAGGAAATGCGAccaatttcaaaatactttGACGCTACGTACGTCCGAGGAAAACCTGCAAAAGGCCGACGTAAACAGGTGCATCCTCGCTATGCTCCAGATTTGTGGTGTCAATATGATGCAGTCATTCAACAAATTGCGAGAACGAATAATATATCCGAAGGATGGCACAACAGGCTTCAAGTTGTTATAGGGAAAGATCACCCCAGcttctacatttttctttccgAGTTGCAGAAAGAGCAATCGGACACAGAAATAATGATGCGACAATTGCAATCAGGACAGcaagttaagaaaaataaatattccaagAGGTTGAAACATGAACAGAGAATATTTAACATTGTTTCGAAATATCACGAATATGTTGATAACAATGATATTGTCACATACTTGAAAACTCTAGGATACTATATTCGCATGTGa